The following are encoded together in the Desulfococcus multivorans genome:
- the map gene encoding type I methionyl aminopeptidase, with protein MKKNKEKIGRNDPCPCGSGLKYKRCCLRKRKSDPDDLKDQYWKRYKIRLKGPEDIAAIERAGRLVMATLDAAAQIIRPGMETEEINTLVHEFTLKHGARPAPLHYRGFPKSVCVSVNEVICHGIPGKRVLHDGDIVNIDVTSILDGYYADANQTYFVGTPGADARKIVRVARECLFRGIARVAPGNTLGDIGWAIQEYAESEGCSVVREFVGHGVGFDFHEAPQIPHYGRPGEGVVLVPGMVFTIEPMINLGGKELRVLSDQWTAVTRDGSLSAQFEQTVLVTEEGVRSLTPYGPDPEATP; from the coding sequence ATGAAAAAAAACAAGGAAAAAATCGGTAGAAACGATCCCTGTCCCTGCGGCAGCGGTCTCAAATACAAACGATGCTGTCTCAGAAAGCGGAAATCCGATCCCGACGATCTGAAGGACCAGTACTGGAAGCGGTACAAGATCCGCCTCAAGGGGCCTGAAGACATCGCGGCCATCGAAAGGGCCGGGCGGCTGGTGATGGCGACCCTCGACGCGGCGGCGCAGATTATCCGCCCGGGCATGGAGACCGAGGAGATCAATACCTTGGTCCACGAGTTCACCCTCAAGCACGGGGCCCGTCCGGCACCGCTTCACTACCGGGGGTTTCCCAAGAGCGTCTGCGTCTCCGTCAACGAGGTGATCTGCCACGGCATCCCCGGTAAGCGGGTGCTCCATGACGGCGATATCGTCAATATCGACGTGACCTCGATTCTGGACGGCTATTATGCCGACGCCAACCAGACCTATTTCGTGGGGACGCCCGGGGCGGATGCCCGAAAGATCGTCCGGGTGGCCCGGGAATGCCTTTTCAGAGGAATCGCCAGGGTGGCCCCCGGAAACACCCTGGGAGATATCGGGTGGGCGATCCAGGAGTACGCCGAGAGTGAGGGGTGTTCCGTCGTTCGGGAATTCGTTGGCCACGGTGTCGGGTTCGATTTCCACGAGGCGCCCCAGATCCCCCACTACGGCCGCCCGGGTGAAGGTGTTGTGCTGGTGCCGGGCATGGTCTTCACCATCGAGCCCATGATCAATCTTGGCGGCAAGGAACTCCGGGTGCTTTCCGATCAATGGACGGCTGTGACCCGGGACGGCTCCCTTTCGGCGCAATTCGAACAGACGGTTCTGGTCACTGAGGAGGGGGTTCGCAGCCTCACCCCCTACGGCCCGGATCCGGAAGCAACCCCATAA